In Lolium rigidum isolate FL_2022 chromosome 7, APGP_CSIRO_Lrig_0.1, whole genome shotgun sequence, the DNA window TGTGCCCTCGTACACGCCATGCCTCGGCGACCCGCCCACCGACATGGGCCGCTCCGGCAGCACCGACATCACCTTCCCCAGCCACCCCTCCGCGCCCTCCAGCACGCCACGCTCCATCTCCCTGATCGCCGACCCgatggccgccgccgcagccgccacgccgccgtcgccgttcgTGAGTTCCGACGTGGCGGCCTCCACGAAGCATGGGCGCAGGCAGTTACCGAAGTACTCGGCGGGGAGCGGCGGCGACAGCCTCGACCGGCACTCGGCGGAGAACAGCATGTGGCTGCGCGCCGCGCCGTCCACGCCCACGGCACGGCTCCTCAGGAGGCACACCCACGCCAGCGCCGACGCCGCCACGAACGACGTCGGGCGCGGCCGCGTTCCTGCAGGTTCTGACGCCGCGTCCTTGATCCCGTCGATCTGGTCGCGCGTCAGCGGGAAGGACGCGATCACCGGTGCCGGCATCTCCGTTTcctgcgcgggcggcggcggcggcggcgggggtgggCCGGACGCGAGCACCCTCATCCCGGCGAGCGTCTTGCCGAGCAGGTCGTCGGGGTCGGTGACTAGGGAGCGGTCGAGCACCGGCGCGGGCGGCACGTCAGCACCATCGAGGCCGCCGAGGCGGCACGCGGCGGCCCAGGTCCTGACGAAGAGCGTGGCGGAGGCGTCGTCGCAGGCGGCGTGGTGCACGGACACGCCCAGGCAGAGGCCACGGCCGGGGAACACGGTGGCCTGCACGGCCGCGACCTCGAACGCCCCGTCCTCCCGCGGCGGGGGCAAGCCCGGCACGAGAGCGCGCATCTTGCGCACGTCCCGGGGCCCGGTGGCGACGAGTTGGTCGAAGTCGTCCTCGTCCGGGGAAGACTCGGCGAGGACGAGGGCGAGCGCGTCGCCGTGGGCGTAGGCGAAGCGGTGGCCTGCGGCGAGGCTGAGGGTGCCGGCGAGCGGGAAGAAGCGGCGGAGCGCGTGCGGGAGGGAGGAGGCGAGGAGCGGGAGGGCGGAGCGCGGGTCGGGGTGGCGGTAGAAGAAGAGGCGCTCGACGGGGCCGGTGAAGAGCCAGGCGGCGTCGAAGAAGGTGATGGGGAGTTCCGCGGCGGAGGGggtcggcggcgccggcgccacgCGGATCCGCTCCAGCACGCGCACTTCCGCCATGGATTTAGTTTGGAATGGATGCTCGCTCGCTCGCTTTGCTTGCTCGAGCTCTGCTCACCAACCACTGCCACTATGCTCTGCTGAGCAGCTTGATCCAGTTGCCACTGGGTGGGTGTAGGGTTGACTGACAGGTGGGGTACGTTTGGCAAAAAGCAGCTCCAGGTTAGTCAATTGGGcactgatggtgatgatgatgtagTATTCCACTTGATTTGTCAAGAAACCACATCAATTTCAGGTCTGTTTGTTTGGGCAGCAGCTTTTGAAAAGCAGCTGTAGCTGGTGAGCTGTAGAGAAGCAGCTGTGAGAagcagagatttgatgtttggcaCGACTGCTGTTGATGGCTGCTGTTGCTGATATAAAAGATGAAATGTCTGAAATGACCCTAAAGTCTGAAGAAGTTGTATAAATGTTGATTTGACACGAATTAGCTACTTCTGATTGTTTATAACATTATTGTTATGCTTAAGGGTTGATTTTGACGTGTTTATATTAAATACTAGTatgaaacatcacatatattcaaagATGATAGGAGAGTGTCATGACATTTATATTACTTCACTGTAACGCAGATCAAAACATCGCATCAATTTTGTGCATCCATGTTCATGGGTTCATCACCTCAAAAAATCACAAAGAAAAGAGGGGGACGGGTCTCATCTTGGCGCTGGCCGTGGGAACTACAACAAGGAGCAAGGAGGCAGAGGTGGTTTCTGGAGAAGAACGGGAGGGGTCGGAGCATACTCGCTGGAGAAGAAGAAACGGCAAGGTCGTCGGAGTAGTACTCGCCGGAGAAGCACAAGGGaatggcgaggcggcggcgcatgTGTCCGGCGGCTGACGGGGACGAGCtcgtcggcgccggagaagagcgCAGCAGGGCGGCCGAGATGGTCGGCATCGAAGAAACGGTGAGGCGCCGGCGCTCAAGGAGATCCTGCCGCCGGCGGTCAGAGATGAGATCGGCCCGTGGATACCCGGCCGAATCGGCGACGACGCGAGCTCTATTAGGCCGGGAACAGCGCGGGGGAGAAGGCCTTGGACGGCGGCGGCCAAGAAGGACGGCGGGGAGGGCGTCGGCGGTCAGTGGCGGCGGGGGGCGACGGGGGACGGCGACGGCTAACCCTAGCACTATGTCGTTGCACAGACGGAAGAAAAGAATGAGAGAAGGAAACCGGGCGGGCCGGGTGAGGGGTGGCAGTTTTTTTGTAAATAGCCCAAAGTAAAGAGGGCATTTCTGTCCGCTGCCTCTCGGGAAGCAGCGAAAGCTGGGGAAAGCACCCCTCGACCAGCTTTCAGTTTGGCTCGCTCGCGCAGTTCATTTTGCCAAAGCGCTTTTCAACATCGCTTTTCTATTTCGTGCCGTTTGTTTGGGCTTCCGCTTTTGAACCCTAAAAGCAGAagcagaagcccaaacaaacagagcCTATATATGTGGGGCTTTTAAACATTAGTAAAACCATATGAGAAGCTTATTGAGTTACTGGTCCTAGGTTATGCAGTTTGTTCCACCTCTACTTCAATGTATCTGCTCGTTGTCTGGCATCGTCCTTATTCGACGAAATTTCAGGCAGCATATATATTCTTATTCTATAGTTCAAGCTCATCATCAACCGAAATAGTTCAGCGTCTGTTGAATTTAGTTAGGTTGTTTGTTGTTCTGTCAGAATTCTACTGAAGCGGTAAGCAACTGGCTGCATCTAGCGCTTCTTGGTTCAGCCCTCTCTGCGTGATGTACTGGGTGTATGTATGGAACGCCGTGGAGTTTGAACTGGagtgtcgtccaaattgatgtacATGGGAATACTGCAACTCTTCGTTCTTTGTTCAATCAAATAGCCCATTCTGTTTTTCTGAGGTTTATCTGGCATCTAGTCCTGAGTTGTGTTAAGATCTTTGCTTATCTGCACAaagaaaatatttgctgttctactTGTCTGCATGTTTTAGAACAGCCAGCTCAACGATGTGTTGTTTCTATGGGTCAAATTCAATTACAAAGTTGGTGATTAGTAAAGGCTATATACTGCATTATTCTTGCCAGGGttgaggttgaagaagaagaattccTGACAGAGAAAGAGTGTATTATTCTTGTCAGGGTTGAAGAGAAGAATTCCTAACAGAGAAAGAGAAGGTTTCATCAAAGAATCGGAAATAAGATAGGTTATAACATAAACATGACGACCAAATCATTGGTTATATGTACTGCCCATGCATGGCAAATTCTACAGATTAAGCACACGCATGCAGGTTAAAACAAACCACGGCAAAGACCTGTTAATTACTAGGGGTAGAAGGTACAGAGACATGTTGTAGACAGCACACCGTTGAGAGATGAATGGGATAAGTTCAGAAGGAAATAAAGCAGTCCATGGATACGAGGGGCATGTTGAGGTTATCTACAAACTCTCCACCACGGCACCACCACCGCTGCTTTTCATCATTCCACCATAATCCTCTAATCAacatttttttggagcaaccgacAGAAGCTGTGCCTTTTCATTAAGAAGAGGAAATTTGGTCGGTTTATAAGGGAAACTGGCCGAAAACCGATACAAACGCAACACCGTATCCGGTTTATAAGGGAAACCAGACATGAGAAAACCAAACACGGCACAGTTTTTCTGGGAAACTGGCGAAAACCCGCACACCTGGCCACACGACCTGGATAAACCAGGTCTGGAGTGCCGCCGAATGGCACCAGCACGACGGCAACAGCGAGCGCCACGACTGCCCGGTCCACGTCCCTGCAAAGGAAGTCCGAAAGAGACGACTAGGCCTTTCAAGCTTCGAGGGGTGAGGCAGGCCGCAAGGCAAGCCAGCGGCACTCGCGCACCGACGGAACACGAAAACGTCGACCCAAGCAGTAGCCAAGGCATTGCCGAAGGTGGCTCCCAAACATTCCgaaaaatgacgcctccaaggaggtgacgacgtccaaagacgccgccgtcaTTCAATCCAGTGCAACAggatttgggttttcaccccggaaTGATGGGCGGAGGTGTGTGAGGACTCCACgacaacgcctccaaggaggaaaacgACGCCCTCgatgattccaaagcctacgagattatatctcgttgttgatgtagtcgatcgtccagtgctgcaatccggtagcacttccgtactcggtcgtgcatacggtgtcgatgaagcccgttctcttcccgttccagcggacaacggaggtgtggtagatcccctcggaatcccagcagcacgacagcgtggtggtggtggtggagaaaagttgcagggcttcgccaagccggtacatcactatggaggagagagggggcggccagagctaggtctgatggggtgtgatacgtctcgaacggatctataatttcttatgttccatgctagttttatgacaatatctacatgttttatatgcactttatatcatattatgacatttattggactaacctattaacaagatgccacagtaccagtttctgtttattatgtctgtttattgcagaaaaggcccaaaaaccaaagtgctcggaaaaatccagaaaaatcacgaaattctatttcgccggaagactcacggagccggaagagCCGGgccgaggaggcccagggcctcctccccatcagccggcgcggccaggaggggggccgccccaccctatggtgtgggcccctcgggactccaccgacgctgccctttcgcctatataatccctcgcgacgtgaaaaccctcaatcaatcaatcatactccagaaagactccaggggcgccaccgccatcgcgaaactccgtttcgggggacagaagtctctgttccggcacgccgccgggacggggaatcgcccccggagtcatctccatcgacaccaccgccatcttcatcgccgttgctgtctcccatgatgaggagggagtagttctccccgaggctaagggctctaccggtagctatgtggttcatctctctctcccatggtgtgatctttatgtgatcatgagctttgtatcactattaatctatgtgctactctagtgatgttattgaagtagtctattcctccttcatgatgtaaagttgacagtgtgtgcatcatgtagtacttggtgtaggttatgattgtaatctcttgtagattatgaagttgactattactatgatagtattgaagtgatctattccccctttcatagctattgttgacagtgtgtatgctatgttagtacccggtctaaattgcaacggtattgtcttggattatgatttgatgaggatatccctatgagtggtgtttgtcaagtacttgatgaatgatacgtctccaacgtatctataatttctgatgttccatgcttgttttatgacaatacctacatgttttgctcacactttataatgtttttatgcattttccggaactaacctattaacaagatgccgaagtgccggttctcgttttctgctgtttttggttccagaaagactgttcgggcaatattctcggaattcgacgaaacaaagacccagtatcttatttttcccggaagaccccagaacaccgaaggagagtcggaggcgggccagggggccaccacaccataaggcggcgcggggccAGGCCTGGCcgtgccagcctatggtgaggaggccccaggcacctccctgcgccgcctcttcgcctatatgacctctttcgacctaaaaacgcgataccaattgacgaaactccagaaagactccaggggcaccgccgccatcacgaaactccaattcgggggacagaatctctgttccggcacgccgccgggacggggaagtgcccccggaagccatctccatcgacgccaccgcctccatcatgctccgtgagtagttcccccatggactacgggttctagctgtagctagttggttctctctcccccatgtacttcaatacaatgatttcatgagctgccttacatgattgagattcatctgatgtaatcggtgttgtgtttgttgggatccgatggattgttacattatgattagtctatctataaagtttgtgaagtcattgttgttgcaacttgttatgcttaatgcttgtcactagggcccgagtgccatgatctcagatctgaacatgttattgtttcatgatgatattcatcgttttatgatcttacctacaagttgtatacacgtattgttgtccggaacccgaggccccaaagtgatagaaattgggacaaccgaaggggaaggcggtgatatgaggatcacatgtgttcacggagtgtcaatgctttgctccggtgctctattaaaaggagtaccttaatttccagtagattacctagaggcccggctgccaccggctggtaggacaaaagatgttgtacaagtttcttattgcgagcacgtatgactatatatggaaaacatgcctacatgattaataatcttgatgttctgtcttaatgctatttcaatcctatcaattgcccaactgtaatttgttctcccaacacttgttattggagagttaccactagtgaagatagctgggaaccccggtccatctctcatcatcatataatcgttctatatgtcattggaagtagtatcaactattttctggtgccattgcctctgtgttactattactgctgctgtgttactgttactactgctctcatattactgctgctttcacatcacccctgttactagtacttttccagtgtgcagttgaattgacaactcagttgttaaggcttataagtattctttacctccccttgtgtcgaatcaataaatttgggttttacttccctcgaagactgttgcgatcccctatacttgtgggttatcaatgaactttgagcggagcttttgtagccactgcatgattagtgattccaataggagagtaattcagagtagcacaagtgaagagaagttatttatttatgtgatcattgttgagagtgtccactagtgaaagtatgatccctaggccttgtttctaagcattgaaacaccgtttccaacaagtactgttacatgttcgcttgctgccatttttatttcagattgcaattactacttacaatcatccatattacttgtatttcactatctcttcgccgaactagtgcacctatacatctgacaagtgtattaggtgtgttggggacacaagagacttcttgtatcttaattgcggggttgcttgagagggatatctttgacctctacctccctgagttcgataaaccttgggtgattcacttaagggaaacttgctgctgttctacaaacctctgctcttggaggcccaacactgtctacaggaatagaagcgtgcgtagacattagGGTGACCGcccctgcccctcccctctttatattggggggaggtcggtttgggtggccccccaaaGCCCCAaagccatctagggccggcggccaagagggggggggagaacccaagttgatcccccctagggttttggggaaaaccctaagggtggccggcctgggccttgaggggcatgtgcccctggcccattaggatagggtgcatcccctcggcccatgctaggcctcctagggtcgtgggcccactgatgGGACcctcggaaccttctagaaccttcccggtctttcaccggaaaaatcccgaacttttccgaaacctagaaatcaactttccttatatgaatcttattctccggaccattccggacctcctcgtgatgtcatggatcccatccgagactccaaacaaacttcggactccatctcatattccgaatctacttatgcgacatcgaaccttaagcgcgttaccctacggttcgtgaactatgcagacatggtcgagactcctctccgaccaataaccaatagcgggatatggagatccataatggctcccacacattcagcgataacttagtgatcaattgaaccatttacatacgataccgattccctttgtcacgcgatactttacttgtccgaggttcgatcatcggtatctccataactagttcaacctcgttcccaacaagtactctttactcgttctgtggtatgtcatctcttgtgacctagtcacatgcttgcaagctaattagatgacattccaccgagagggcctagagtatatctatcattcatcgggatggacaaatcccactattgatccatatgcctcaactcatactttccgaatacttaatcccatctttataaccacccatttacgcaatggcgtttgatgtaatcaaagtacccttccagtgtaagtgatttacatgatctcatggtcaaaggactaggtaactatgtatcgaaagcttatagcaagttgaacttaatgacttgatctcatgctacacctatttgggtgtatgtccattatatcattcacctaatgacataaccttgttattaacaacatccaatgttcatgatcacgaaaccatgatcatctattaatcaacaagctagttatacaagaggcttactagggacaacttgttgtttacataacacacatgtatcaatgtttcggttaatacaattatagcatggg includes these proteins:
- the LOC124669508 gene encoding malonyl-coenzyme:anthocyanin 5-O-glucoside-6'''-O-malonyltransferase-like translates to MAEVRVLERIRVAPAPPTPSAAELPITFFDAAWLFTGPVERLFFYRHPDPRSALPLLASSLPHALRRFFPLAGTLSLAAGHRFAYAHGDALALVLAESSPDEDDFDQLVATGPRDVRKMRALVPGLPPPREDGAFEVAAVQATVFPGRGLCLGVSVHHAACDDASATLFVRTWAAACRLGGLDGADVPPAPVLDRSLVTDPDDLLGKTLAGMRVLASGPPPPPPPPPAQETEMPAPVIASFPLTRDQIDGIKDAASEPAGTRPRPTSFVAASALAWVCLLRSRAVGVDGAARSHMLFSAECRSRLSPPLPAEYFGNCLRPCFVEAATSELTNGDGGVAAAAAAIGSAIREMERGVLEGAEGWLGKVMSVLPERPMSVGGSPRHGVYEGTDFGWGRPCRVEMVSIEKTPGTVSLAEGPYGEGGVEVGVVLPPDAMEAFASCFRDIVRLSGKSV